In one window of Archocentrus centrarchus isolate MPI-CPG fArcCen1 chromosome 11, fArcCen1, whole genome shotgun sequence DNA:
- the zmym4.1 gene encoding zinc finger MYM-type protein 4 isoform X1: MAATETGDGHQRVATNQVTPVQVTEGTDGEAVEAVSELGTSVDVGDTELIHESSHELSEQREEDNDAAVEKESEGDEAQHKETEAEAVPSVGSRSPPQAACSEETGEPVMVNDGEAVSTPESEEPVTVNDGEPVSTSESEEPVTVNDGEAVSSSESEEPVTVNDGEAVSTSESEKEAPEVKSDQELEAKAENVAVQDEGSEESPAGAAVSEDACMEATCDREEEEEERKNTDENTNMSSDTKEEDGTEWESSTGCKLKVLTAGDELDEMMDIGTVDQVEQEAQMKVEEQNDSKDAESSRSPAACNAASVVEDSNSNLEETDVKPTTSELMRSSSSSSSEATGSTGRDSSSPAAVLNGMKVVKLSIPRLDVEKLRSATQSIKLSPSPPLVTVKDEPVDEEYEHALISSSSSASVKDEPNTAREDLKIGSVFSVGSETQTLPIVSPSSLLMSCAQCKKNLMKGQTAFQRKGSPALFCSTTCLSMYQVKGATKICHNCQKLIIRPQDVILAPDLKGLMKEFCGQNCLTSFNYKKNASSYRKAAITVKAPVVTPQSLCSMCTRYCVSKHEVILGGSVHKMCSDACFNRFRTVNNLSMAGCANCGSYCHNKPLMLKMEEGSKTVCNMECLAKYKEKTKMAKITQPCTMCRTTHLLAEMVDNKNSDDSVDLFCSSSCVMAFKVQTVSSSGARINCDNCGKNTVPSYHLAMSDTSIRNFCTLPCVMAFQEKFKQSQKQVNVFTKLPVGSTQIQAVSTTQPQQGVKASQKLSCLQCSRVITFKPELVQLKDKIVFLCSVDCSHEFKKANNVMSVCEYCMIEKITRDVKRVNNKDCYFCSDGCKLLFRHDLSKNWGKHCHSCSYCHCVSKKLVTAQYGGSTEEFCSDDCRSKYTMLFCHVAKCDTCGRKGKLKQSLPMLGEVKHFCDLSCLLQFCCEKVATQGEVVKASAGEATPIIANVISLAGTPKGKPNTSDRSTQQSTASNFQSKNSGHMSIQTETVKTHPPPPAKILKNKALLCRPLVQNKGVSCKTQTVDVEAQTDEIFPKMMILPVPVPVYLPVPMNMYSQCTPKPVGLPLPLPVPMFLPVTMNSAERIVETIQEIKQKIPSDPYEAELILMAEMVAEDDENNDEQETQKEEKVKKVAEKQDAAVTDDHVSNYSDDLDTEELATFLNTWEDASCDAGTLSLSKGYASEKLNSVLDVSVGTPSEPEPAPLPGPPPMDIEADFTVETLERMARQREQSTKSPSPPPAPVRRQAHRKAREKRGRKPQRQSKAAETSSAKAASKKAAEVEIPKLKSEYGVDAWKRWIQWRQTQPNLENPRFGSRPLELKEDLLRCTTAELSYGLCCFIAEVKRPNGEPYSPDTVFYLCLGIQQYLFQNGRVENIFMDRFYSKFSIEFTNLLRGFKPSITASGYIHSRVEEEFLWDCKQLGAYSPIVLLNTLLFFCCKYFGFTKVEQHRQLSFAHVMRCTKTNPNNTKTTFLRFYPPLSGAEAESDPEGVPSKKRKEEESKEDILEMMENTENPLRCPVRLYEFYLSKCSESVKQRTNMFYLHPERCCVPNSPLWFSSTALDDSTMEAMLTRILIVRELHLDTRKDERKPQETSDDPPFIPEEEEGEDSD, translated from the exons ATGGCGGCTACGGAAACAGGCGATGGACATCAGCGTGTGGCCACCAATCAAGTGACTCCTGTGCAG GTAACGGAGGGCACAGATGGAGAGGCCGTGGAGGCGGTTTCAGAGCTGGGGACGTCAGTGGATGTTGGAGACACCGAGCTTATTCATGAATCCTCCCATGAACTTTCtgaacagagagaagaggatAATGATGCTGCTGTTGAAAAAGAAAGCGAAGGTGACGAAGCACAACATAAAGAAACTGAGGCGGAGGCGGTCCCCTCTGTTGGTTCTAGATCTCCGCCACAGGCCGCCTGCTCAGAAGAGACGGGGGAGCCAGTAATGGTTAATGATGGAGAGGCAGTTAGCACCCCAGAGTCGGAAGAGCCAGTAACAGTTAATGATGGAGAGCCAGTTAGCACCTCAGAGTCGGAAGAGCCAGTAACAGTTAATGATGGAGAGGCAGTTAGCTCCTCAGAGTCGGAAGAGCCAGTAACAGTTAATGATGGAGAGGCAGTTAGCACCTCAGAGTCGGAAAAAGAGGCTCCTGAGGTGAAATCTGACCAAGAGCTTGAGGCGAAGGCAGAAAATGTTGCAGTGCAGGATGAGGGCTCAGAGGAAAGTCCTGCAGGAGCAGCTGTGAGTGAGGATGCATGCATGGAAGCAACCTGCGAtcgtgaggaggaggaggaggaaagaaaaaacactgatgAAAACACGAACATGAGCAGTGACACTAAGGAGGAAGACGGCACAGAGTGGGAGTCGTCCACAGGCTGTAAATTGAAGGTTCTGACAGCGGGCGATGAACTTGATGAGATGATGGACATCGGTACAGTGGATCAGGTGGAGCAGGAGGCTCAGATGAAAGTGGAGGAACAGAACGACTCGAAGGACGCAGAGAGCAGCCGTTCACCTGCCGCTTGTAATGCAG CCTCCGTGGTAGAGGACAGCAACTCGAATCTGGAGGAAACTGACGTCAAACCCACAACTTCAGAGTTAATGCGGTCCAGCTCATCTTCATCGTCCGAGGCCACGGGAAGTACAG GAAGAGACAGCTCGTCACCGGCTGCAGTGCTGAACGGCATGAAGGTTGTCAAGCTTTCAATACCGAGATTAGATGTC GAGAAGCTGCGTAGCGCAACCCAAAGTATCAAGTTGTCTCCTTCACCTCCTTTGGTCACGGTGAAGGACGAGCCGGTGGATGAGGAATATGAACACGCTCTGATATCCAGTTCGTCTTCAGCAAGTGTGAAAGATGAGCCAAATACTGCACGG GAGGACTTGAAGATCGGGTCCGTCTTCTCTGTGGGCTCTGAGACGCAGACGCTGCCCATCGTCAGCCCGTCGTCTCTGCTCATGTCCTGCGCTCAGTGTAAGAAGAACCTGATGAAGGGACAGACGGCGTTCCAGAGGAAGGGCTCACCGGCTCTCTTCTGCTCCACCACCTGCCTCTCCATGTATCAAGTCAAGGGAGCCACTAAGATCTGCCACAACTGCCAAAA GTTGATAATTCGGCCTCAAGACGTCATCCTGGCTCCGGATCTCAAAGGTCTCATGAAGGAATTCTGTGGCCAGAACTGCCTGACCTCCTTCAATTACAAGAAAAATGCCTCCAGCTACAGGAAAGCTGCCATCACTGTAAAAGCTCCAGTGGTGACCCCACAGTCACTCTGCAGCATGTGCACTAGATACTGTGTC AGCAAACACGAGGTGATCCTGGGCGGTTCTGTCCATAAGATGTGCAGCGACGCCTGCTTTAACCGTTTCCGTACGGTGAACAACCTCTCGATGGCGGGCTGCGCCAACTGTGGCTCGTACTGCCACAACAAACCGCTCATGCTGAAGATGGAAGAGGGCAGCAAAACTGTGTGTAATATGGAGTGTTTGGCCAAATACAAAGAG AAAACCAAGATGGCCAAGATAACCCAGCCATGCACGATGTGTCGCACCACCCACTTACTTGCAGAAATGGTGGACAACAAAAACAGCGATGACTCGGTGGATctgttctgcagcagcagctgcgtGATGGCGTTCAAAGTCCAAACTGTTAGTTCTTCAG GTGCTCGGATAAACTGTGATAACTGTGGCAAAAACACTGTACCGTCCTACCACCTGGCCATGTCAGATACCTCCATCAGGAACTTCTGCACTCTCCCCTGTGTCATGGCTTTTCAG GAAAAGTTTAAGCAGTCACAGAAGCAGGTGAACGTTTTTACGAAGTTGCCGGTGGGATCGACTCAGATCCAGGCCGTCAGTACGACGCAGCCGCAGCAAGGCGTCAAAGCGTCGCAGAAACTGAGCTGCCTCCAGTGCTCCCGTGTCATCACTTTTAAACCTGAGCTCGTCCAGCTTAAG gataaGATCGTTTTTCTGTGCAGTGTGGACTGTTCCCACGAGTTCAAGAAAGCCAACAACGTGATGAGCGTGTGCGAGTACTGCATGATCGAGAAGATCACCAGAGACGTGAAGAGGGTCAACAACAAAGACTGTTACTTCTGCAGCGATG GCTGTAAACTCCTGTTCAGACACGACCTGAGTAAAAACTGGGGGAAACACTGTCACTCCTGCTCTTACTGCCACTGTGTCTCCAAGAAGCTGGTGACGGCGCAGTACGGAGGCTCCACGGAGGAGTTCTGCTCCGATGATTGCAGGTCCAAGTACACCATGCTCTTCTGCCAC GTTGCAAAGTGCGACACCTGCGGGCGGAAAGGGAAGCTAAAGCAGAGCCTCCCCATGCTCGGGGAAGTCAAACACTTCTGCGACCTCAGCTGTCTGCTGCAGTTCTGCTGCGAGAAAGTGGCCACGCAGGGGGAAGTCGTGAAAG CCAGTGCAGGAGAGGCCACGCCCATCATCGCCAACGTCATCTCGCTTGCCGGCACGCCAAAAGGAAAACCTAACACTTCTGACAGAAGCACCCAACAAA gcaCAGCATCAAACTTTCAGTCAAAGAATTCTGGACAT ATGAGCATTCAGACTGAAACGGTGAAGACTCATCCTCCTCCACCTGCCAAAATACTGAAGAACAAGGCTCTGCTCTGCAGGCCGCTGGTGCAGAACAAAGGGGTCTCCTGCAAAACGCAGACGGTCGACGTGGAGGCACAGACGG ACGAAATCTTCCCAAAAATGATGATCCTGCCTGTTCCTGTGCCGGTCTACCTGCCTGTACCGATGAACATGTACAGCCAGTGTACCCCGAAGCCCGTGGGCCTGCCGCTGCCT CTTCCCGTGCCGATGTTCCTTCCTGTGACGATGAACAGCGCTGAGCGCATTGTGGAGACCATCCAGGAGATCAAGCAGAAGATCCCGTCTGATCCGTACGAGGCGGAGCTCATCCTCATGGCGGAGATGGTGGCCGAAGACGACGAGAATAACGACGAGCAGGAGAcgcagaaagaggaaaaagtgaaGAAAGTGGCTGAAAAGCAGGACGCAGCGGTCACAGATG ATCACGTCAGTAACTACAGCGACGACTTGGACACAGAGGAGCTGGCCACCTTCCTCAACACCTGGGAGGACGCCTCCTGTGACGCAGGGACCCTTTCACTGAGTAAAGGCTACGCCAGCGAGAAGCTCAACTCTGTTTTAGACGTTTCTGTGGGCACGCCCAGCGAGCCTGAGCCCGCACCACTTCCCGGCCCACCTCCCATGGACATCGAAGCTGACTTCACTGTTG AAACTCTGGAAAGAATGGCCCGACAAAGAGAGCAGTCCACCAAGTCCCCGAGCCCTCCGCCTGCTCCAGTGCGACGACAAGCTCACAGGAAAGCCAGAGAAAAACGG GGTCGTAAGCCGCAGCGGCAGTCTAAGGCTGCTGAAACATCTTCTGCAAAGGCTGCTTCCAAAAAGGCCGCAGAGGTAGAGATCCCAAAACTGAAGAGCGAATATGGAGTTGATGCCTGGAAGCGATGGATCCAGTGGAGACAAACTCAGCCCAACCTGGAGAATCCACGCTTCGGCT CGCGTCCTCTGGAGCTGAAGGAGGATCTTCTTCGCTGCACCACCGCTGAGCTCAGCTACGGCCTCTGCTGCTTCATCGCCGAGGTTAAACGACCCAACGGAGAGCCGTACTCCCCTGACACCGTGTTTTACCTCTGCCTTGGCATCCAGCAG TATTTGTTTCAGAATGGCCGTGTGGAGAACATATTCATGGACCGCTTCTACAGCAAGTTCTCCATTGAGTTCACCAACTTGCTGCGAGGTTTCAAACCTTCGATCACAGCCAGCG GCTACATCCACTCCCGTGTGGAGGAGGAGTTTCTGTGGGACTGCAAACAGCTGGGGGCGTACTCCCCCATCGTGCTCCTCAACACGCTGCTCTTCTTCTGCTGCAAGTACTTCGGCTTCACCAAGGTGGAGCAGCACCGCCAGCTGTCCTTTGCTCACGTCATGCGCTGCACCAAAACCAACCCGAACAACACCAAGACCACCTTCCTGCGCTTCTACCCGCCGCTGTCTGGAGCCGAGGCGGAGTCAG ATCCAGAGGGTGTTCCATCGAAGAAgcgcaaagaggaggagagtaAGGAGgacatcctggagatgatggagAACACGGAGAACCCTCTACGCTGTCCAGTGAGACTCTACGAGTTCTACCTGTCCAAGTG CTCGGAGTCCGTTAAGCAGCGCACCAACATGTTCTACCTTCACCCTGAACGCTGCTGCGTCCCCAACAGTCCTCTGTGGTTCTCCTCCACCGCTCTGGACGACAGCACCATGGAAGCCATGCTCACCCGCATCCTCATCGTCAGGGAGCTGCATCTCGACACGAGGAAGGACGAACGGAAGCCGCAGGAGACGTCTGACGACCCGCCGTTTATacccgaggaggaggagggggaggattCAGACTGA
- the zmym4.1 gene encoding zinc finger MYM-type protein 4 isoform X3: MVNDGEAVSTPESEEPVTVNDGEPVSTSESEEPVTVNDGEAVSSSESEEPVTVNDGEAVSTSESEKEAPEVKSDQELEAKAENVAVQDEGSEESPAGAAVSEDACMEATCDREEEEEERKNTDENTNMSSDTKEEDGTEWESSTGCKLKVLTAGDELDEMMDIGTVDQVEQEAQMKVEEQNDSKDAESSRSPAACNAASVVEDSNSNLEETDVKPTTSELMRSSSSSSSEATGSTGRDSSSPAAVLNGMKVVKLSIPRLDVEKLRSATQSIKLSPSPPLVTVKDEPVDEEYEHALISSSSSASVKDEPNTAREDLKIGSVFSVGSETQTLPIVSPSSLLMSCAQCKKNLMKGQTAFQRKGSPALFCSTTCLSMYQVKGATKICHNCQKLIIRPQDVILAPDLKGLMKEFCGQNCLTSFNYKKNASSYRKAAITVKAPVVTPQSLCSMCTRYCVSKHEVILGGSVHKMCSDACFNRFRTVNNLSMAGCANCGSYCHNKPLMLKMEEGSKTVCNMECLAKYKEKTKMAKITQPCTMCRTTHLLAEMVDNKNSDDSVDLFCSSSCVMAFKVQTVSSSGARINCDNCGKNTVPSYHLAMSDTSIRNFCTLPCVMAFQEKFKQSQKQVNVFTKLPVGSTQIQAVSTTQPQQGVKASQKLSCLQCSRVITFKPELVQLKDKIVFLCSVDCSHEFKKANNVMSVCEYCMIEKITRDVKRVNNKDCYFCSDGCKLLFRHDLSKNWGKHCHSCSYCHCVSKKLVTAQYGGSTEEFCSDDCRSKYTMLFCHVAKCDTCGRKGKLKQSLPMLGEVKHFCDLSCLLQFCCEKVATQGEVVKASAGEATPIIANVISLAGTPKGKPNTSDRSTQQSTASNFQSKNSGHMSIQTETVKTHPPPPAKILKNKALLCRPLVQNKGVSCKTQTVDVEAQTDEIFPKMMILPVPVPVYLPVPMNMYSQCTPKPVGLPLPLPVPMFLPVTMNSAERIVETIQEIKQKIPSDPYEAELILMAEMVAEDDENNDEQETQKEEKVKKVAEKQDAAVTDDHVSNYSDDLDTEELATFLNTWEDASCDAGTLSLSKGYASEKLNSVLDVSVGTPSEPEPAPLPGPPPMDIEADFTVETLERMARQREQSTKSPSPPPAPVRRQAHRKAREKRGRKPQRQSKAAETSSAKAASKKAAEVEIPKLKSEYGVDAWKRWIQWRQTQPNLENPRFGSRPLELKEDLLRCTTAELSYGLCCFIAEVKRPNGEPYSPDTVFYLCLGIQQYLFQNGRVENIFMDRFYSKFSIEFTNLLRGFKPSITASGYIHSRVEEEFLWDCKQLGAYSPIVLLNTLLFFCCKYFGFTKVEQHRQLSFAHVMRCTKTNPNNTKTTFLRFYPPLSGAEAESDPEGVPSKKRKEEESKEDILEMMENTENPLRCPVRLYEFYLSKCSESVKQRTNMFYLHPERCCVPNSPLWFSSTALDDSTMEAMLTRILIVRELHLDTRKDERKPQETSDDPPFIPEEEEGEDSD; the protein is encoded by the exons ATGGTTAATGATGGAGAGGCAGTTAGCACCCCAGAGTCGGAAGAGCCAGTAACAGTTAATGATGGAGAGCCAGTTAGCACCTCAGAGTCGGAAGAGCCAGTAACAGTTAATGATGGAGAGGCAGTTAGCTCCTCAGAGTCGGAAGAGCCAGTAACAGTTAATGATGGAGAGGCAGTTAGCACCTCAGAGTCGGAAAAAGAGGCTCCTGAGGTGAAATCTGACCAAGAGCTTGAGGCGAAGGCAGAAAATGTTGCAGTGCAGGATGAGGGCTCAGAGGAAAGTCCTGCAGGAGCAGCTGTGAGTGAGGATGCATGCATGGAAGCAACCTGCGAtcgtgaggaggaggaggaggaaagaaaaaacactgatgAAAACACGAACATGAGCAGTGACACTAAGGAGGAAGACGGCACAGAGTGGGAGTCGTCCACAGGCTGTAAATTGAAGGTTCTGACAGCGGGCGATGAACTTGATGAGATGATGGACATCGGTACAGTGGATCAGGTGGAGCAGGAGGCTCAGATGAAAGTGGAGGAACAGAACGACTCGAAGGACGCAGAGAGCAGCCGTTCACCTGCCGCTTGTAATGCAG CCTCCGTGGTAGAGGACAGCAACTCGAATCTGGAGGAAACTGACGTCAAACCCACAACTTCAGAGTTAATGCGGTCCAGCTCATCTTCATCGTCCGAGGCCACGGGAAGTACAG GAAGAGACAGCTCGTCACCGGCTGCAGTGCTGAACGGCATGAAGGTTGTCAAGCTTTCAATACCGAGATTAGATGTC GAGAAGCTGCGTAGCGCAACCCAAAGTATCAAGTTGTCTCCTTCACCTCCTTTGGTCACGGTGAAGGACGAGCCGGTGGATGAGGAATATGAACACGCTCTGATATCCAGTTCGTCTTCAGCAAGTGTGAAAGATGAGCCAAATACTGCACGG GAGGACTTGAAGATCGGGTCCGTCTTCTCTGTGGGCTCTGAGACGCAGACGCTGCCCATCGTCAGCCCGTCGTCTCTGCTCATGTCCTGCGCTCAGTGTAAGAAGAACCTGATGAAGGGACAGACGGCGTTCCAGAGGAAGGGCTCACCGGCTCTCTTCTGCTCCACCACCTGCCTCTCCATGTATCAAGTCAAGGGAGCCACTAAGATCTGCCACAACTGCCAAAA GTTGATAATTCGGCCTCAAGACGTCATCCTGGCTCCGGATCTCAAAGGTCTCATGAAGGAATTCTGTGGCCAGAACTGCCTGACCTCCTTCAATTACAAGAAAAATGCCTCCAGCTACAGGAAAGCTGCCATCACTGTAAAAGCTCCAGTGGTGACCCCACAGTCACTCTGCAGCATGTGCACTAGATACTGTGTC AGCAAACACGAGGTGATCCTGGGCGGTTCTGTCCATAAGATGTGCAGCGACGCCTGCTTTAACCGTTTCCGTACGGTGAACAACCTCTCGATGGCGGGCTGCGCCAACTGTGGCTCGTACTGCCACAACAAACCGCTCATGCTGAAGATGGAAGAGGGCAGCAAAACTGTGTGTAATATGGAGTGTTTGGCCAAATACAAAGAG AAAACCAAGATGGCCAAGATAACCCAGCCATGCACGATGTGTCGCACCACCCACTTACTTGCAGAAATGGTGGACAACAAAAACAGCGATGACTCGGTGGATctgttctgcagcagcagctgcgtGATGGCGTTCAAAGTCCAAACTGTTAGTTCTTCAG GTGCTCGGATAAACTGTGATAACTGTGGCAAAAACACTGTACCGTCCTACCACCTGGCCATGTCAGATACCTCCATCAGGAACTTCTGCACTCTCCCCTGTGTCATGGCTTTTCAG GAAAAGTTTAAGCAGTCACAGAAGCAGGTGAACGTTTTTACGAAGTTGCCGGTGGGATCGACTCAGATCCAGGCCGTCAGTACGACGCAGCCGCAGCAAGGCGTCAAAGCGTCGCAGAAACTGAGCTGCCTCCAGTGCTCCCGTGTCATCACTTTTAAACCTGAGCTCGTCCAGCTTAAG gataaGATCGTTTTTCTGTGCAGTGTGGACTGTTCCCACGAGTTCAAGAAAGCCAACAACGTGATGAGCGTGTGCGAGTACTGCATGATCGAGAAGATCACCAGAGACGTGAAGAGGGTCAACAACAAAGACTGTTACTTCTGCAGCGATG GCTGTAAACTCCTGTTCAGACACGACCTGAGTAAAAACTGGGGGAAACACTGTCACTCCTGCTCTTACTGCCACTGTGTCTCCAAGAAGCTGGTGACGGCGCAGTACGGAGGCTCCACGGAGGAGTTCTGCTCCGATGATTGCAGGTCCAAGTACACCATGCTCTTCTGCCAC GTTGCAAAGTGCGACACCTGCGGGCGGAAAGGGAAGCTAAAGCAGAGCCTCCCCATGCTCGGGGAAGTCAAACACTTCTGCGACCTCAGCTGTCTGCTGCAGTTCTGCTGCGAGAAAGTGGCCACGCAGGGGGAAGTCGTGAAAG CCAGTGCAGGAGAGGCCACGCCCATCATCGCCAACGTCATCTCGCTTGCCGGCACGCCAAAAGGAAAACCTAACACTTCTGACAGAAGCACCCAACAAA gcaCAGCATCAAACTTTCAGTCAAAGAATTCTGGACAT ATGAGCATTCAGACTGAAACGGTGAAGACTCATCCTCCTCCACCTGCCAAAATACTGAAGAACAAGGCTCTGCTCTGCAGGCCGCTGGTGCAGAACAAAGGGGTCTCCTGCAAAACGCAGACGGTCGACGTGGAGGCACAGACGG ACGAAATCTTCCCAAAAATGATGATCCTGCCTGTTCCTGTGCCGGTCTACCTGCCTGTACCGATGAACATGTACAGCCAGTGTACCCCGAAGCCCGTGGGCCTGCCGCTGCCT CTTCCCGTGCCGATGTTCCTTCCTGTGACGATGAACAGCGCTGAGCGCATTGTGGAGACCATCCAGGAGATCAAGCAGAAGATCCCGTCTGATCCGTACGAGGCGGAGCTCATCCTCATGGCGGAGATGGTGGCCGAAGACGACGAGAATAACGACGAGCAGGAGAcgcagaaagaggaaaaagtgaaGAAAGTGGCTGAAAAGCAGGACGCAGCGGTCACAGATG ATCACGTCAGTAACTACAGCGACGACTTGGACACAGAGGAGCTGGCCACCTTCCTCAACACCTGGGAGGACGCCTCCTGTGACGCAGGGACCCTTTCACTGAGTAAAGGCTACGCCAGCGAGAAGCTCAACTCTGTTTTAGACGTTTCTGTGGGCACGCCCAGCGAGCCTGAGCCCGCACCACTTCCCGGCCCACCTCCCATGGACATCGAAGCTGACTTCACTGTTG AAACTCTGGAAAGAATGGCCCGACAAAGAGAGCAGTCCACCAAGTCCCCGAGCCCTCCGCCTGCTCCAGTGCGACGACAAGCTCACAGGAAAGCCAGAGAAAAACGG GGTCGTAAGCCGCAGCGGCAGTCTAAGGCTGCTGAAACATCTTCTGCAAAGGCTGCTTCCAAAAAGGCCGCAGAGGTAGAGATCCCAAAACTGAAGAGCGAATATGGAGTTGATGCCTGGAAGCGATGGATCCAGTGGAGACAAACTCAGCCCAACCTGGAGAATCCACGCTTCGGCT CGCGTCCTCTGGAGCTGAAGGAGGATCTTCTTCGCTGCACCACCGCTGAGCTCAGCTACGGCCTCTGCTGCTTCATCGCCGAGGTTAAACGACCCAACGGAGAGCCGTACTCCCCTGACACCGTGTTTTACCTCTGCCTTGGCATCCAGCAG TATTTGTTTCAGAATGGCCGTGTGGAGAACATATTCATGGACCGCTTCTACAGCAAGTTCTCCATTGAGTTCACCAACTTGCTGCGAGGTTTCAAACCTTCGATCACAGCCAGCG GCTACATCCACTCCCGTGTGGAGGAGGAGTTTCTGTGGGACTGCAAACAGCTGGGGGCGTACTCCCCCATCGTGCTCCTCAACACGCTGCTCTTCTTCTGCTGCAAGTACTTCGGCTTCACCAAGGTGGAGCAGCACCGCCAGCTGTCCTTTGCTCACGTCATGCGCTGCACCAAAACCAACCCGAACAACACCAAGACCACCTTCCTGCGCTTCTACCCGCCGCTGTCTGGAGCCGAGGCGGAGTCAG ATCCAGAGGGTGTTCCATCGAAGAAgcgcaaagaggaggagagtaAGGAGgacatcctggagatgatggagAACACGGAGAACCCTCTACGCTGTCCAGTGAGACTCTACGAGTTCTACCTGTCCAAGTG CTCGGAGTCCGTTAAGCAGCGCACCAACATGTTCTACCTTCACCCTGAACGCTGCTGCGTCCCCAACAGTCCTCTGTGGTTCTCCTCCACCGCTCTGGACGACAGCACCATGGAAGCCATGCTCACCCGCATCCTCATCGTCAGGGAGCTGCATCTCGACACGAGGAAGGACGAACGGAAGCCGCAGGAGACGTCTGACGACCCGCCGTTTATacccgaggaggaggagggggaggattCAGACTGA